The nucleotide sequence CTCTGGAAAATACTTCCGTCTTCGTATTAGCGGCCATGGGTACAAGCGAAGGAAGCATATGCTTCCGGCCCTTGAATAAGCTATATATTATTTCGGTCCTTTTGTTGTTGAATTCTTCAGTAGCATAGTTGGTATAAGGGCGAAAAAGCTCTCTTTCTTGTGCACGGTTCAAACTCCATAGGCCACGTTCCCTCTGTTTATTTTTAtccttttaaaattattcaataaCAGGCCCAAAATAAAGTGTGCTGCTTCCAGTTCAAAATATTTCCAGGCCGGGCCTGTTCGTAAGAATCCGACAAGAAAGGAGCGCTGATGAAACTCATCGTAAATCTCTTGTTTTTCCTATTCACATCCTCCACCGTCACGCCATCTTTTGGTGAACATAGAAAAAAGTTAGGGTGTGAATCAATAAATATGAAGTAAATGtttatttcaattaaaattatcAGTTAACTAAAATAATTCAGAATTTAATGGTTAAATACTTAAATCTGTTTTCAATAACGAGTTCGGTTAAGTAGAATTTAATAAATCCGTaaccaaataattaataaatctgGTAGTTGGTATTAATTTGTCGCCAAtgtaaaataaatctatcaaattgtaaataaattcGTGGTCAAATCTGATGAAATTCATCGTAAATCTCTTGTTTTTCCTATTCACATCCTCCACCATCACACCATCTTTTGGTGAACATAGAAAAAGTTAGAGTGTGAATCAATAAATATGAAGTAAATGtttatttcaattaaaattatcAGTTAACTAAAATAATTCAGAATTTAATGGTTAAATCTGTTTTCAATAACCAGTTCAGTTAAGTAGAATTTAATAAATCAGTGaccaaataattaataaatctgGTAATCGGTATTAATCTGCCGCCAAtgtaaaataaatctatcaaattgtaaataaatttgtGGTCAAGATAAACAAATCTATCAAATCCATATTAAATCTGTCAAAATAAAGTAAATCTATGGTCAAAAGATAATAATCAGCCAAACCGCAAATAAATCTGTCAAAAATAGGTTAATCGGTGGCAAAGAAAAAAACGAATCTATCAAATTGTATATAAATCTGTCAAAATTAAGTAAATTTGTGGTCAAAGAAACTAAATCTTATTAAATCtgtaagaatttaataaatctgTGACCAAACATGATAAATTTGTTAGAATAAATCTGTAGAAATTTAATTAAGTCtataaaatttaagataaatctgtcataaaaataaataaatataagtttGTGGTTACATAAAACATGGACAAATAAGTTTGTGAGTAATGAcattttcgtaattattatttttgataataaaTGACTTAGGGGTAAAACAAGTATGAAAAATAAActagtaattaaaataaaattagagtcATTCCAGTAATTAACTAATGAATTAGAGTTAAACTAGTTTTTTCCCGTTACTAAATATCTATTACttaacatttaattaatttgttaatTTGTCAAGAAAAAGGTTACGGATGATAGCTACTACCATTATCAATGTCTCTTcggttaaaaaattatattttcttttacttttggttttgttttttggtcAATGATAAACCACCAGTCCAACAATAATATGCAAATCGACATATTAAATTAGCCTTTTTGATGTATTATAAGCATTGGTCCGTCTAACAGAAATATGcaaatatcaatatattattCATCGAGCATACAACGTCCATGCATCCCCAAATACCAACTGTTATAAGAAATTCATGCAACAGAGACATATAAATAGATATAGGTGCCATTTTATTTAGACGGTCCTATGTGTAAATGAAACTTTCGATTTATAACATTAATTTACGAAGCTTAACTCTATGCAGCCATAATAGTCTCACGGATATGATCGGCTGCTATGAAAAAGAAGTCTGCTTGTTCCTTGCTATAATCAAACTTCTCGACCTTGATGGTCCATTTCACGCGGCTACGGCTGTTATCATCTTTCTTAGGAGTAATAGTGATGGTTACTTCCATACTCTGGAAAATACTTCCGTCTTCGTAAGAATCCGACAAGAAAGGAGCGCTGATGAAACTCACCGTAAATCTCTTATTTATCCTATTCACATCCCCCACCGTCACGTCATCTTTTGGTGAACATAGAAAAAAGTTAGGGTGTGAATCTATAAATATGAAGTAAATGAATTAGTAGAAAAGTttaccatcttcttcaaatgctTTGACTTTACGCTTGAAGTATTCTTCCGCCGGATACGCAGCGTCAAAGGAGTTGTACTTAAAATTATCATCACTTCTGTTATTATTGGTATCGCTTATATCGATGTACGTGAGTAGGGATTCGACGATCTCAGTTTTTCTGATGTGATTTTTAATCTTGTCGAACTCGAAGGTGTACTCCAAGCAGCTTTTTGTAATCTCTTCCTCCCATGGAGCGACGGTGATTCTTACTTTGACCGTTTTGTAGCCTTCTGAAATTAGGGTCCCAAGTATGTTCATGGTAACTGTTCTCTCCGCAACATCCTCCTCCGACACGATTTCGAACCTCAATTCCTCTACAGTCAAACATATCAATTAATTGATGATCaagaaaatatgaaatgaaAGTTGGAAGAGTTTATCATTTACCAGCAGCATAAAAGAATGAAACATGGCTTTTCTTTCTGATAAAATATTTGATGAATTCATCTGCCGGAGAAACTAAGTAACGCTTCCCAGATTTGTGCGTTAACATTCTctctttcttaagaaaaaaatatcaagtaTATGTTTTGTGGGTTTGATTACAGCCTCTCTCGATGAATATGTGTTTATATAGAGGCGTTCCATGCAAATTGcttcaactaattttttttttttttttttttttgcttcaactaattttatttactaaCTTTTTGTACCTAAAATACAattactttaatttattttaagtaaTCTTTACCCATCTAACTTTTTTCAT is from Brassica napus cultivar Da-Ae chromosome A4, Da-Ae, whole genome shotgun sequence and encodes:
- the LOC125575057 gene encoding uncharacterized protein LOC125575057 gives rise to the protein MLTHKSGKRYLVSPADEFIKYFIRKKSHVSFFYAAEELRFEIVSEEDVAERTVTMNILGTLISEGYKTVKVRITVAPWEEEITKSCLEYTFEFDKIKNHIRKTEIVESLLTYIDISDTNNNRSDDNFKYNSFDAAYPAEEYFKRKVKAFEEDDDVTVGDVNRINKRFTVSFISAPFLSDSYEDGSIFQSMEVTITITPKKDDNSRSRVKWTIKVEKFDYSKEQADFFFIAADHIRETIMAA